In Mycolicibacterium mucogenicum DSM 44124, the following are encoded in one genomic region:
- a CDS encoding VOC family protein encodes MPTAIQPCLWFNDQAREAMNYYVDVFPNSRIISVEEYPDEALDEHFKGMSGKVLGGRFSLNGVDFVCLDGGPLFTFNESISFVVECADQDEIDHYWSKLSHVPESEQCGWCKDRFGISWQIIPAKMDQLLGRPEQMQTMMRQKKIVIAELENA; translated from the coding sequence GTGCCGACAGCCATCCAGCCATGTCTCTGGTTCAACGACCAGGCCCGCGAGGCCATGAACTACTACGTCGACGTGTTTCCGAACTCCCGGATCATCTCGGTCGAGGAGTACCCGGACGAGGCCCTTGACGAACATTTCAAGGGCATGTCGGGCAAGGTGCTGGGCGGCCGATTCAGTTTGAACGGCGTCGATTTCGTCTGCCTCGACGGCGGACCGCTGTTCACCTTCAACGAATCCATCTCGTTCGTCGTCGAATGCGCAGACCAGGACGAGATCGACCACTACTGGTCCAAACTCTCGCACGTGCCGGAATCCGAGCAATGCGGTTGGTGCAAGGACCGATTCGGGATCAGCTGGCAGATCATCCCCGCCAAGATGGATCAGCTACTGGGCCGCCCCGAGCAGATGCAGACGATGATGCGCCAGAAGAAGATCGTGATCGCCGAACTGGAGAACGCCTGA
- a CDS encoding GH25 family lysozyme — protein MTLYGPDTSNNNFRSAADAIAFVSQLPGQGFSWIEQKVSEGSYYRDPYWPVIAQWCRDNHFPHIGYHYVTTNSPAAQAQTWLSNNGGQYAMLDFEANSGDIHNFWAVVNAFNAVGVTISLSYIPHWYWQQVGSPDISQVPGLIASNYVNGTGYASNLYPGNDNQRYWFPYGGATPQILQFTDAALVGNLSVDCNAFQGTLDQLIALLNGGTVTQPDPNTATLNQILAIVQDIQTQLRGPNLKGWPQLGHNAAGQNLTVVDALAALRADVDALKASSAV, from the coding sequence GTGACGCTCTACGGACCGGACACGTCGAACAACAACTTCCGCTCGGCCGCCGATGCCATCGCCTTCGTCTCCCAGCTACCCGGCCAGGGTTTCTCCTGGATCGAGCAGAAGGTGTCCGAAGGCAGTTACTACCGGGATCCGTACTGGCCGGTGATCGCACAGTGGTGCCGGGACAACCACTTTCCGCACATCGGCTATCACTACGTCACCACCAACAGCCCGGCGGCGCAGGCCCAGACGTGGCTCAGCAATAACGGTGGCCAGTATGCGATGCTCGACTTCGAAGCGAATTCCGGTGACATCCACAACTTCTGGGCCGTGGTCAATGCCTTCAATGCCGTCGGGGTGACGATCTCGCTGTCGTACATCCCGCATTGGTACTGGCAACAGGTCGGCTCGCCCGACATCTCTCAGGTACCGGGCCTCATCGCGTCGAATTACGTCAACGGCACCGGCTACGCGTCAAACCTCTATCCCGGCAACGACAATCAGCGCTACTGGTTCCCCTACGGTGGTGCCACGCCGCAGATCCTGCAGTTCACCGATGCCGCACTGGTCGGGAATCTGTCGGTGGACTGCAACGCATTCCAGGGCACGCTCGACCAACTCATCGCACTGCTGAACGGAGGAACCGTGACTCAACCGGACCCGAACACCGCGACCCTCAATCAGATCCTGGCCATCGTGCAGGACATCCAGACCCAGTTACGCGGCCCGAACCTGAAAGGCTGGCCGCAGCTCGGTCACAACGCTGCCGGGCAGAACCTGACAGTGGTGGACGCACTGGCCGCGCTCAGGGCGGACGTCGACGCCCTCAAGGCCTCGTCGGCCGTGTGA
- a CDS encoding MarR family winged helix-turn-helix transcriptional regulator has translation MPTPLDRADLEAQIAVDVRALTAESDQIGRAFAVQNDLGANDFRALLHVIVAESAGAPLTAGELRKLMGTSGAAITYLVERMISSGHLRRDADPADRRKVILRNDDKGLAVGREFFSPLARLNTQALADLPDADLEAAHRVFVALTGAMRAFRDEPAPGEP, from the coding sequence GTGCCAACGCCGCTGGACCGTGCCGACCTGGAGGCGCAGATCGCCGTCGACGTGCGGGCACTGACGGCCGAATCCGACCAGATCGGCCGTGCTTTCGCCGTGCAGAACGACCTGGGCGCCAATGATTTTCGGGCACTGCTGCACGTGATCGTCGCCGAGTCCGCAGGGGCACCGCTGACTGCGGGCGAGCTGCGCAAGCTGATGGGCACCTCAGGGGCGGCCATCACCTACCTGGTGGAGCGGATGATCAGCTCCGGCCATCTGCGCCGTGATGCCGATCCCGCCGATCGGCGCAAGGTCATCCTGCGCAACGACGACAAGGGGCTGGCCGTCGGCCGGGAGTTCTTCAGTCCGCTGGCTCGGCTCAACACCCAGGCTTTGGCCGACCTGCCCGACGCGGACCTCGAGGCGGCGCACCGCGTCTTCGTGGCGCTCACCGGCGCGATGCGGGCGTTCCGCGACGAACCCGCCCCCGGCGAGCCGTGA
- a CDS encoding MMPL family transporter, which produces MLSGAAMALLGAGDSASRSPVAVPAGAESARADALRAQFPGGETAPAIIVVTRTDGAPLSPADVTAAGAGARVSEDGKAAVRVAPLAADLSGFDLRDAVHELRSQVSAALPDGLRAQVTGGPAFGADIANSFAGANFTLLAVTATVVALLLIVTYRSPILWLIPLLVIGFADQVGAVVGTAVAAATGLNPDGSTAGITSVLVFGAGTNYALLLISRYREELSRRSDHRDALRVAWRAAAPAIIASNATVVLALLTLLLASAPSNRSLGVQAASGLVVAAVFVLLVLPPLLGLFGRRLFWPFIPETGSHAMPLTESGVWHRVAAGVSRRPGRVATVALAGLAALCVGLVNLPIGLSQTQQFRVQAESVAGYDTLAAHFPSGLTNPTIVIASDPAVADVITRTPGVVSATPAGRSASGLTQWSVVLAAAPASPEAFKTIDALRDSVHQIDAQAVVGGPDAQARDAAAAAQHDRKIVIPAILLVVLAVLYVLLRSALAPLLLVAVTVLSALAALGLGGWASVHLFGFPALDNGTPLFAFLFLVALGVDYTIFLVTRAREETPEFGNRQGIVRAVSATGAVITSAGIVLAAVFCVLGVLPLIVLTQLGIIVGLGILLDTFVVRTVIIPALFTLIGPRIWWPALRAEP; this is translated from the coding sequence ATGCTCTCCGGCGCAGCCATGGCCTTGCTCGGCGCCGGGGATTCGGCGTCACGGTCGCCGGTGGCCGTGCCGGCCGGCGCGGAATCCGCCCGCGCCGACGCATTGCGCGCACAGTTCCCCGGCGGCGAGACCGCGCCGGCGATCATCGTCGTCACCCGCACGGACGGCGCGCCCTTGAGTCCGGCCGACGTCACCGCGGCCGGAGCGGGCGCTCGAGTGTCCGAGGACGGTAAGGCAGCGGTGCGAGTGGCGCCGCTGGCGGCCGACCTGTCCGGCTTCGATCTTCGCGACGCGGTCCATGAGCTGCGATCGCAGGTATCGGCTGCGCTGCCCGACGGATTGCGGGCTCAGGTGACGGGTGGGCCCGCATTCGGCGCCGACATCGCGAATTCCTTTGCCGGAGCCAACTTCACGCTGCTCGCGGTGACCGCCACGGTCGTGGCGCTGCTGCTGATCGTCACGTACCGCTCGCCCATCCTCTGGCTGATCCCGCTGTTGGTCATCGGGTTCGCCGATCAGGTGGGCGCGGTCGTCGGCACCGCGGTGGCCGCGGCGACGGGGCTGAACCCGGACGGATCGACGGCCGGCATCACGAGCGTGCTGGTGTTCGGCGCGGGGACCAATTACGCGCTGCTGCTGATCTCGCGTTACCGCGAGGAACTGTCCCGGCGCAGCGATCACCGGGACGCGCTGCGGGTGGCATGGCGCGCCGCGGCCCCCGCGATCATCGCCAGCAACGCCACTGTCGTCTTGGCCCTACTGACTCTGCTGCTCGCCTCGGCGCCGAGCAACCGCAGCCTCGGGGTACAGGCCGCGTCCGGCCTGGTGGTCGCCGCGGTGTTCGTCCTGCTGGTGCTGCCGCCGCTGCTCGGATTGTTCGGCCGCCGGCTGTTCTGGCCCTTCATCCCCGAAACCGGTTCGCACGCCATGCCGCTCACCGAGAGCGGCGTCTGGCACCGCGTCGCAGCCGGGGTGTCCCGCAGGCCGGGCCGCGTCGCCACCGTGGCGCTGGCCGGCTTGGCCGCGCTGTGCGTCGGTCTGGTGAATCTGCCCATCGGGCTGTCCCAGACCCAGCAGTTCCGGGTGCAGGCCGAGTCCGTCGCCGGCTACGACACACTGGCCGCGCACTTCCCGAGCGGCCTGACCAATCCCACGATCGTCATCGCATCGGACCCCGCGGTCGCCGACGTCATCACCCGCACCCCCGGCGTGGTGTCGGCGACGCCGGCCGGGCGCTCGGCGTCGGGCCTGACGCAGTGGTCGGTGGTCCTGGCTGCCGCGCCCGCCTCGCCGGAAGCATTCAAAACGATTGACGCCCTTCGTGACTCGGTGCACCAGATCGATGCGCAAGCAGTCGTCGGCGGCCCCGACGCACAGGCCCGCGATGCCGCGGCGGCAGCGCAACACGACCGGAAGATCGTCATCCCGGCGATCCTGCTGGTCGTCCTGGCCGTCCTGTACGTCCTGCTGCGCTCGGCCCTGGCCCCACTCCTGCTGGTGGCGGTGACGGTCCTCAGCGCGCTGGCCGCGCTGGGACTCGGCGGCTGGGCGAGCGTGCACCTGTTCGGTTTCCCCGCGCTCGACAACGGGACCCCGCTGTTCGCGTTCCTGTTCCTCGTCGCGCTGGGCGTGGACTACACGATCTTCCTGGTGACCCGGGCGCGCGAAGAGACGCCCGAGTTCGGCAACCGGCAGGGCATCGTGCGCGCCGTCTCGGCGACGGGCGCGGTGATCACCAGCGCCGGCATCGTGCTGGCCGCGGTGTTCTGCGTGCTCGGCGTGCTGCCACTGATCGTGCTGACGCAGCTGGGCATCATCGTCGGACTGGGCATCCTGTTGGACACCTTCGTGGTGCGCACCGTCATCATCCCGGCGCTGTTCACGCTCATCGGCCCCCGCATCTGGTGGCCCGCGCTGCGCGCCGAGCCCTAG
- a CDS encoding PaaI family thioesterase — MTEGASEATGKSEGFIDQHGGFPRFEVADPGPGFGRFLEGMRRLQDLAVSANPDSDTWDDAADRVEELVKLLKPFEAAEGVGPAIRVPSLPGAGSLLMPPWTVTKFSPEGVEMEVEFSRYHVGGNYAVHGGVLPLLFDQAFGMLIHAVNRPMSRTAYLHVDYRKVTPIDTVLTAKAHVTEVEGRKTFVAAELFDPEGNLLAEANGLMVSLLPGQP; from the coding sequence GTGACAGAAGGGGCGAGCGAAGCGACGGGGAAAAGCGAAGGCTTCATCGACCAGCACGGCGGATTCCCACGATTCGAGGTTGCCGACCCGGGGCCCGGCTTCGGCCGCTTCCTCGAGGGCATGAGGCGGCTGCAGGACCTGGCCGTCTCGGCCAACCCGGACAGCGACACCTGGGACGACGCCGCCGACCGCGTCGAGGAACTCGTCAAGCTGCTGAAGCCGTTCGAGGCGGCCGAAGGTGTCGGCCCGGCCATCCGGGTGCCGTCGCTGCCGGGCGCCGGCAGTCTGCTGATGCCGCCGTGGACGGTCACCAAGTTCTCGCCCGAGGGCGTCGAGATGGAGGTCGAGTTCAGCCGGTACCACGTGGGCGGCAACTACGCCGTGCACGGCGGGGTGCTGCCGCTGCTGTTCGACCAGGCCTTCGGCATGCTGATCCACGCCGTCAATCGACCGATGAGTCGCACGGCGTACCTGCACGTCGACTACCGCAAGGTCACGCCGATCGACACGGTGCTGACCGCCAAGGCCCACGTCACCGAGGTCGAAGGCCGTAAGACGTTCGTCGCGGCCGAACTGTTCGATCCCGAGGGCAACCTGCTGGCCGAGGCCAATGGCCTGATGGTCAGCCTGCTGCCCGGCCAGCCCTAG
- a CDS encoding adenylosuccinate synthase: MPAIVLIGAQWGDEGKGKATDLLGGRVQWVVRYQGGNNAGHTVVLPTGENFALHLIPSGILTPGVTNVIGNGVVVDPGVLLSELSGLEYRGVDTSKLMISADAHLLMPYHVAIDKVTERYAGSKKIGTTGRGIGPCYQDKIARIGIRVADVLDEEQLAAKVEAALEFKNQVLVKIYNRKALDPAEVVESLLQQAEGFKHRIADARLLLNQALERGETVLLEGSQGTLLDVDHGTYPFVTSSNPTAGGAAVGSGIGPTRITTVLGILKAYTTRVGSGPFPTELFDEYGAYLSKTGGEVGVTTGRARRCGWFDAVIARYATRVNGITDYFLTKLDVLSSLETVPICVGYTVDGKRTDEMPMTQADIARAEPIYEELPGWWEDISGAREFSDLPAKAQDYVLRLEELSGAHVSCIGVGPGRDQTIVRRDILG, encoded by the coding sequence ATGCCGGCAATCGTGCTCATCGGGGCCCAATGGGGTGACGAGGGCAAAGGTAAGGCCACCGATCTACTCGGTGGACGTGTGCAATGGGTGGTCCGCTACCAAGGCGGCAACAACGCCGGGCACACGGTGGTACTGCCCACGGGGGAGAACTTCGCGCTCCACCTCATCCCCTCGGGCATCCTGACGCCCGGGGTCACCAACGTCATCGGCAACGGTGTCGTGGTCGACCCTGGTGTGCTGCTCAGTGAGCTCTCCGGGCTCGAGTACCGCGGCGTGGACACCTCGAAGCTCATGATCTCGGCTGACGCGCACCTGCTCATGCCGTACCACGTGGCCATCGACAAGGTCACCGAGCGGTACGCGGGCAGCAAGAAGATCGGCACCACCGGTCGCGGCATCGGTCCCTGCTACCAGGACAAGATCGCGCGCATCGGTATCCGGGTGGCCGACGTCCTCGATGAGGAGCAGCTGGCCGCCAAGGTCGAGGCCGCACTGGAGTTCAAGAACCAGGTGCTGGTCAAGATCTACAACCGCAAGGCGCTGGACCCGGCCGAGGTCGTCGAGAGCCTGCTGCAGCAGGCCGAGGGCTTCAAGCACCGCATCGCCGACGCCCGGCTGCTGCTCAACCAGGCACTGGAGCGCGGCGAGACCGTGCTGCTGGAAGGCTCGCAGGGCACCCTGCTGGACGTCGACCACGGCACCTACCCGTTCGTGACGTCGTCCAACCCGACGGCGGGTGGTGCGGCCGTCGGCTCCGGCATCGGCCCCACCCGCATCACCACGGTGCTGGGCATCCTGAAGGCCTACACGACCCGCGTGGGCTCGGGCCCGTTCCCGACGGAGCTGTTCGACGAGTACGGCGCCTACCTGTCCAAGACGGGCGGCGAGGTCGGCGTGACGACCGGCCGCGCCCGGCGCTGCGGCTGGTTCGACGCCGTCATCGCCCGGTACGCGACCCGCGTCAACGGCATCACCGACTACTTCCTGACCAAGCTCGACGTGCTGTCCAGCCTGGAGACGGTGCCGATCTGCGTCGGCTACACCGTCGACGGCAAGCGCACCGACGAGATGCCGATGACGCAGGCCGACATCGCCCGCGCCGAGCCGATCTACGAAGAGCTGCCAGGCTGGTGGGAGGACATCTCCGGGGCCCGCGAGTTCTCGGACCTGCCGGCCAAGGCGCAGGACTACGTGCTGCGGCTCGAGGAGCTCTCCGGCGCCCATGTGTCGTGCATCGGCGTCGGTCCCGGCCGGGACCAGACGATCGTGCGCCGGGACATCCTCGGGTGA
- a CDS encoding site-2 protease family protein, translating into MTMPVRRAVRPSPVFWAIVALTVAGGAVAWFCGAEVRPLAYAGVFVFVIAGWTVSLCLHEFGHAYTAWRFGDRDVELRGYLTLNPAKYASPLLSLGLPALFIALGGIGLPGGAVYVRTEYMTPRQRTLVSLAGPFANLVLAVILLVATAVLFDSDHPVFWAGLAFLGFLQVTALFLNLLPIPGLDGYGALEPHLSADTQRALLPARQWGFLILMLLLIVPELNRLFFNVVYSAVSLTGVPPRLAMIGSALTRFWSAW; encoded by the coding sequence ATGACCATGCCTGTGCGGCGCGCCGTCCGTCCCAGCCCCGTCTTCTGGGCGATCGTGGCCCTGACCGTCGCCGGTGGTGCCGTCGCGTGGTTCTGCGGCGCCGAGGTTCGGCCGTTGGCCTACGCCGGTGTCTTCGTGTTCGTCATCGCGGGCTGGACCGTGTCGCTGTGCCTGCACGAGTTCGGCCACGCGTACACCGCCTGGCGGTTCGGCGACCGCGATGTCGAGCTGCGCGGCTATCTCACGCTGAACCCCGCGAAGTACGCCAGCCCGCTGCTGTCGCTCGGCCTGCCGGCCCTGTTCATCGCTCTCGGTGGCATCGGCCTGCCCGGCGGCGCGGTGTACGTGCGCACCGAGTACATGACGCCGCGGCAGCGCACGCTGGTCAGCCTGGCCGGCCCGTTCGCCAACCTGGTGCTCGCCGTCATCCTGCTGGTCGCGACCGCGGTGCTGTTCGACAGCGACCATCCGGTGTTCTGGGCGGGCCTGGCCTTCCTGGGATTCCTGCAGGTGACGGCACTGTTCCTGAACCTCCTGCCCATCCCTGGACTGGACGGCTACGGCGCACTGGAACCGCACCTGAGCGCCGACACGCAGCGCGCGCTGTTGCCCGCCCGGCAGTGGGGCTTCCTGATCCTGATGCTGCTGCTGATCGTCCCCGAGCTCAACCGGTTGTTCTTCAACGTCGTCTACTCGGCCGTCAGCCTGACCGGCGTGCCGCCGCGCCTGGCGATGATCGGCAGCGCCCTGACCCGCTTCTGGTCCGCCTGGTAG
- a CDS encoding cation diffusion facilitator family transporter produces MGAGHDHSHGANTRASRMIIAAAVLSVFFVIELTTALMINSIALLADAGHMLTDLVAIFMGLGAVMLARRGSTSAARTYGWHRAEVFTAVANAALLMGVAAFILYEAYERLGAAPSIPGVPMIVVAVAGLLANLVVVLLLRSDADSSLAVKGAYMEVVADTVGSIGVLIAGIVNVTTGWPYADVVVAVLVALWVLPRAIALARAALRILSESSPRHIDVDELREALAAVDGVTDVHDLHVWTLVPGKDMATAHLTSAGDSARVLESARAVLAARGLDHATVQVEPPADGGCHCEMD; encoded by the coding sequence ATGGGTGCCGGACACGACCACAGCCATGGCGCGAACACGCGCGCCAGCCGCATGATCATCGCCGCTGCCGTACTCAGCGTCTTCTTCGTCATCGAGCTGACGACCGCGCTGATGATCAACTCGATCGCGCTGCTGGCCGACGCCGGGCACATGCTGACCGACCTCGTCGCCATCTTCATGGGCCTGGGCGCCGTCATGCTCGCCCGCCGTGGGTCGACGTCCGCGGCCCGCACCTACGGCTGGCACCGCGCCGAGGTCTTCACCGCGGTCGCCAACGCCGCCCTGCTGATGGGTGTCGCGGCGTTCATCCTCTACGAGGCCTATGAGCGACTGGGTGCGGCGCCTTCGATTCCCGGCGTCCCGATGATCGTCGTCGCGGTCGCCGGACTGCTCGCCAACCTGGTCGTGGTGCTCCTCCTGCGCTCCGACGCCGACAGCAGCCTCGCCGTCAAGGGCGCCTACATGGAGGTCGTCGCCGACACCGTCGGCAGCATCGGCGTCCTGATCGCGGGCATCGTCAACGTCACCACCGGCTGGCCGTACGCCGACGTCGTCGTCGCCGTCCTGGTCGCGCTGTGGGTACTGCCGCGCGCCATCGCACTGGCTCGCGCCGCCCTGCGCATCCTGTCGGAGTCCTCACCCCGCCACATCGACGTCGACGAACTGCGTGAAGCGCTGGCCGCCGTCGACGGCGTCACCGACGTGCACGACCTGCACGTGTGGACCCTGGTGCCCGGCAAGGACATGGCCACCGCGCACCTGACGTCCGCCGGGGATTCGGCGCGCGTCCTCGAGTCGGCGCGCGCCGTGCTGGCCGCCCGCGGTCTGGACCACGCCACCGTTCAGGTGGAGCCGCCGGCCGACGGCGGCTGCCACTGCGAGATGGACTAG
- a CDS encoding DUF3151 domain-containing protein, giving the protein MTRMGDLLGPEPVLLPANFEAEDALAAGKSATEVAAAQPTASVAWAALAEAALADGQTITAYAYARTGYHRGLDQLRRNGWKGFGPVPFAHEPNQGFLRCVAVLAKAAESIGEQDEYLRCLDLLDDCDPAARAELGL; this is encoded by the coding sequence ATGACGCGAATGGGTGATCTGCTGGGTCCGGAGCCGGTGTTGCTGCCGGCCAACTTCGAGGCCGAGGACGCTCTCGCCGCGGGCAAATCCGCCACCGAAGTTGCTGCGGCGCAGCCGACGGCCTCTGTTGCGTGGGCCGCTCTGGCCGAGGCCGCCCTGGCCGACGGTCAGACCATCACCGCCTACGCCTACGCCCGGACCGGTTACCACCGCGGTCTGGATCAGTTGCGTCGCAACGGCTGGAAGGGCTTCGGCCCGGTGCCGTTCGCGCACGAACCGAACCAGGGCTTCCTGCGCTGCGTTGCGGTGCTCGCGAAGGCCGCGGAGTCCATCGGCGAGCAGGACGAGTACCTGCGCTGCCTGGATCTGCTGGACGACTGCGATCCCGCGGCGCGTGCCGAGCTGGGTCTCTGA
- the fbaA gene encoding class II fructose-bisphosphate aldolase — protein MPIATPEVYAEMLARAKEHSFAFPAINCTSSETVNAAIKGFADAGSDGIIQFSTGGAEFASGLGIKDMVTGAVALAEFAHVVAAKYDITVALHTDHCPKDKLDTYVRPLLAISAERVANGQNPLFQSHMWDGSAVPIDENLTIGQELLKLASAAKIILEVEIGVVGGEEDGVEAEINDKLYTSSEDFEKTIDALGSGENGKYLLAATFGNVHGVYKPGNVKLKPEVLAEGQKVAAAKLGLPAGSKPFDFVFHGGSGSLKSEIEDSLRYGVVKMNVDTDTQYAFTRPVAAHMFTNYDGVLKIDGEVGNKKVYDPRSYLKKAEASMTQRVIEACNDLHSTGRSVSAGLGK, from the coding sequence ATGCCCATCGCCACGCCCGAGGTCTACGCGGAGATGCTGGCCCGCGCCAAGGAACACTCCTTCGCGTTCCCGGCCATCAACTGCACGTCGTCGGAAACCGTCAACGCGGCGATCAAAGGTTTCGCCGACGCCGGTAGCGACGGCATCATCCAATTCTCCACCGGCGGCGCCGAATTCGCCTCCGGTCTCGGAATCAAGGACATGGTCACCGGTGCCGTCGCGCTGGCCGAGTTCGCCCACGTCGTCGCTGCCAAATACGACATCACCGTCGCGCTGCACACCGACCACTGCCCCAAGGACAAGCTCGACACCTACGTGCGCCCGCTGCTGGCCATCTCGGCCGAGCGCGTGGCCAACGGCCAGAACCCGCTGTTCCAGTCGCACATGTGGGACGGCTCCGCGGTGCCGATCGATGAAAACCTGACCATCGGGCAGGAGCTGCTCAAGCTCGCGTCCGCCGCGAAGATCATCCTCGAGGTCGAGATCGGCGTCGTCGGCGGCGAGGAAGACGGCGTCGAGGCCGAGATCAACGACAAGCTCTACACCAGCTCCGAGGACTTCGAGAAGACCATCGACGCGCTGGGCTCCGGCGAGAACGGCAAGTACCTGCTGGCGGCGACCTTCGGCAACGTCCACGGCGTCTACAAGCCGGGCAACGTCAAGCTCAAGCCCGAGGTGCTGGCCGAGGGCCAGAAGGTGGCCGCCGCCAAGCTCGGCCTGCCCGCCGGTTCCAAGCCGTTCGACTTCGTGTTCCACGGCGGTTCGGGCTCGCTGAAGTCCGAGATCGAGGACTCGCTCCGCTACGGCGTCGTGAAGATGAACGTCGACACCGACACCCAGTACGCGTTCACCCGTCCGGTGGCGGCGCACATGTTCACCAACTACGACGGCGTCCTGAAGATCGACGGCGAGGTCGGCAACAAGAAGGTCTACGACCCGCGCAGCTACCTGAAGAAGGCCGAGGCTTCGATGACCCAGCGCGTCATCGAAGCGTGTAACGACCTGCACAGCACCGGCCGCAGCGTCTCCGCGGGGCTGGGCAAGTAG
- a CDS encoding alcohol dehydrogenase catalytic domain-containing protein, producing the protein MATHRAVHVAQADGPLTLADVDTASPPRDHVRIEVAACGVCGTDREFHAGHFPGLSWPITLGHEIAGTVAELGDGVEDFVVGDRVAVGWFGGNCNRCVPCRQGHFMQCIRMEVPSWHYPGGYAESVTAPATALARIPDEFSFAEAAPMGCAGVTTFNGLRKTRAKAGDLVAVIGIGGLGHLGVQFSRAMGFETVAIARGPEREAAAKELGAHHYIDSNASDVAAELQRLGGATVVLATAASSTAMAATVGGLAPEGQLVTVGVTPEPLPISPLDLINGGFSVVGHPSGTARDIEETLHFAALTGVRAVIEERPLAQAAEAFDRMNSGHARYRMVLTV; encoded by the coding sequence ATGGCCACTCACAGGGCAGTTCACGTTGCTCAAGCCGACGGCCCGCTCACACTCGCGGACGTCGACACCGCCTCGCCGCCGCGCGACCACGTCCGCATCGAGGTCGCCGCGTGCGGGGTGTGCGGCACCGACCGCGAGTTCCACGCGGGGCACTTCCCGGGACTTTCGTGGCCGATCACCCTCGGCCACGAGATCGCCGGCACCGTCGCCGAACTGGGCGACGGCGTCGAAGACTTCGTCGTCGGCGACCGGGTGGCGGTGGGCTGGTTCGGCGGCAACTGCAACCGCTGCGTCCCATGTCGACAAGGCCATTTCATGCAGTGCATACGCATGGAGGTGCCGAGCTGGCACTACCCCGGCGGATACGCCGAATCGGTCACGGCGCCCGCGACCGCGCTGGCCCGAATCCCGGACGAGTTCTCGTTCGCCGAGGCCGCCCCGATGGGCTGCGCGGGCGTGACGACGTTCAACGGGCTGCGCAAGACGCGCGCCAAGGCCGGTGACCTGGTCGCGGTGATCGGGATCGGTGGCCTCGGCCACCTCGGCGTGCAGTTCTCCCGGGCGATGGGCTTCGAGACCGTCGCGATCGCGCGCGGGCCGGAGCGTGAGGCCGCCGCCAAGGAGCTCGGCGCCCACCACTACATCGATTCGAACGCCTCGGACGTCGCCGCCGAACTGCAGCGTCTCGGTGGGGCGACCGTCGTGCTCGCGACCGCCGCGAGCTCGACGGCGATGGCCGCCACGGTCGGCGGGCTGGCACCCGAGGGGCAGCTCGTGACGGTCGGCGTCACCCCCGAGCCCCTGCCGATCAGCCCGCTCGACCTCATCAACGGCGGCTTCTCGGTCGTCGGGCATCCGTCGGGCACCGCGCGCGATATCGAGGAGACGTTGCACTTCGCCGCGCTCACGGGCGTGCGGGCCGTCATCGAGGAACGGCCTCTCGCGCAGGCCGCCGAAGCGTTCGACCGGATGAACAGCGGCCACGCGCGCTACCGGATGGTCTTGACCGTCTGA
- a CDS encoding DedA family protein, producing MTTTISAMPGFLDPMTLIGYFGTWALVGLLVVIFIESGVLFPVLPGDSLLFVAGLFAAKLAAGTADDKMQEANFQLWQLLVFIPIAAVLGGLVGYFVGRFIGVEMFKPDARFLKQKYLDEAHAFFERRGPFAIVIARFVPIVRTLAPLTAGAAKMNFAVFTIYTVLGAVVWGVGLTLLGYWLGQFAIIQKLIEPIFIVIVVASVTPMIWHWYQRRKAAASQG from the coding sequence ATGACGACCACCATCTCCGCCATGCCGGGTTTCCTGGACCCGATGACGCTGATCGGCTACTTCGGGACATGGGCTCTGGTCGGGTTGCTGGTGGTCATCTTCATCGAGTCCGGCGTGCTGTTCCCGGTGCTGCCCGGCGACTCTTTGCTCTTCGTCGCCGGCCTGTTCGCCGCCAAACTGGCCGCCGGCACCGCCGATGACAAGATGCAGGAGGCCAACTTCCAGCTCTGGCAGCTGCTCGTGTTCATCCCGATCGCAGCAGTTCTGGGTGGCCTCGTCGGCTATTTCGTCGGCCGGTTCATCGGCGTCGAGATGTTCAAGCCCGATGCGCGGTTCCTCAAGCAGAAGTATCTCGACGAGGCGCACGCTTTCTTCGAGCGGCGCGGTCCCTTCGCGATCGTCATCGCCCGGTTCGTGCCGATCGTGCGCACGCTGGCACCGCTGACGGCCGGGGCGGCAAAGATGAACTTCGCCGTGTTCACCATCTACACCGTCCTCGGTGCTGTGGTGTGGGGAGTCGGGCTGACGCTGCTCGGCTACTGGCTGGGCCAGTTCGCCATCATTCAGAAGCTCATCGAGCCGATCTTCATCGTCATCGTCGTCGCCTCGGTGACGCCGATGATCTGGCACTGGTACCAGCGCCGCAAGGCCGCCGCATCACAAGGCTGA